TGGCCGGGCCGAAGTGATGCAGCTCGACGATGCGCCCGCCCAGATCGATCCGCATGTAGTCGTCGAAGACCAGATCGGGAAGGCGCAGCTCCACCCCCTCGAACACCTCGGGCTTCTCGCCCACGCAGGGGAAGAGAAACTTCTTCTCCTCGTCCATGTAGGGGACAAGTTCGGCCGTTTTGCGATGCTGGATGACGGCGATCTCTTTCGGAAACGCGCAGTTCCCGAAGGTGTGATCGCCGTGGTAGTTCGAGTTCACCAGATAGAGCAGGGGCTTGTCGGTCACCTCGCGGATCCGCTTCTGGATGATCTGCGCCATCGCCAGGTTGATGTGCGCGTCCACGACGAGGACGCCCTTCTCCCCCACGACGAAGCCGGTGTTGTCCACGTTCGGGATGGTGGAGAGCAGCGCATAGACGCCCGGCGACATTTCCTTGACCTGGAGATCCGCCCCCGTCGGGTCCAGAAAAAAGGGTGTAAACCCCCTGGGGAAATCATCCCACGCCAGCCATTTTCTTTTTGGTTTTCCGTCCGCCGCGCTCATCCCCGATCCTCCCGATGCGCCCCTGCTCAATACATCTTGTCGATCGTGATCTTCACGTCCTTCTCGCCCACGGCCGCCCCGACCGGCGCGGTGTTCTCCATGTCCCCCGGCTGAACCGGCCCCGCGCTGCCGTCGCTGTCGAGGCGGGCGATGAGCCGCATATTCCCGGCA
This genomic stretch from bacterium harbors:
- a CDS encoding MBL fold metallo-hydrolase, whose product is MSAADGKPKRKWLAWDDFPRGFTPFFLDPTGADLQVKEMSPGVYALLSTIPNVDNTGFVVGEKGVLVVDAHINLAMAQIIQKRIREVTDKPLLYLVNSNYHGDHTFGNCAFPKEIAVIQHRKTAELVPYMDEEKKFLFPCVGEKPEVFEGVELRLPDLVFDDYMRIDLGGRIVELHHFGPANTPGDTITYVPEARVAWTGNMTGGNLVIPLESDAPTYLNSISRMAQALELDHLIPAHNQISSPNLLGGYMQYLGEVVNAVRHALSDGLSLAEAMDRISLDMGAPYAPAPDHPRLAFFRDLHAYNVQKTYQTLQGK